Proteins encoded together in one Variovorax paradoxus window:
- a CDS encoding phosphatase PAP2 family protein codes for MTRSSLRELPLRGPPPWLRALGRRCLALWPLKLVGNTVATIGFFPLYFWIMKNAGQPWTLPLTAFDRLVAFWPALLPVYLSLWAYIALPVFLAKDRREFQGFALSCAVMTFISLAVFWFVPTAIPNFTIDATPGTSLHFLKSVDAAGNAFPSLHVSFSVLACVVLARQLRDVAAPMWLRAFNIAWAAAIVYSTMAVRQHVLVDVLGGLALGIAFGLASRPRHVVAAAAVQAKPA; via the coding sequence ATGACACGTTCCTCCCTTCGAGAGCTGCCGCTTCGCGGCCCGCCGCCCTGGCTTCGCGCCCTGGGCCGGCGATGCCTTGCGCTCTGGCCGCTGAAGCTCGTCGGCAACACGGTGGCCACCATCGGCTTCTTCCCGTTGTACTTCTGGATCATGAAGAACGCCGGCCAGCCCTGGACGCTGCCGCTCACCGCGTTCGACCGGCTCGTCGCCTTCTGGCCCGCGCTGCTGCCGGTCTATCTTTCGCTGTGGGCCTACATTGCGTTGCCCGTGTTCCTTGCCAAGGACAGGCGGGAGTTTCAGGGCTTTGCATTGAGCTGCGCGGTCATGACCTTCATCTCGCTCGCGGTGTTCTGGTTCGTGCCCACGGCCATACCCAACTTCACCATCGATGCGACGCCGGGCACCTCGCTTCATTTCCTGAAATCGGTCGATGCGGCCGGCAATGCGTTCCCGTCGCTGCACGTGTCGTTCTCGGTGCTTGCCTGCGTGGTGCTGGCGCGGCAATTGCGCGATGTGGCCGCGCCCATGTGGCTCCGCGCGTTCAACATTGCATGGGCCGCAGCCATCGTCTATTCGACCATGGCGGTGCGCCAGCATGTGCTCGTCGACGTGCTCGGCGGGCTGGCGCTGGGCATCGCGTTCGGGCTGGCTTCGCGGCCGCGCCACGTCGTTGCGGCAGCGGCTGTGCAGGCGAAGCCGGCGTAG
- a CDS encoding ligase-associated DNA damage response exonuclease, which translates to MAAKEEDLVVARPEGLYCPPGDFYIDPWRPVARAVITHAHSDHARVGHAHYLAHTDSAGTLRTRLGSDIALQTLGYGEAIEHHGVRVSLHPAGHVLGSAQVRLEHGGRVWVASGDYKTEPDGTCTPFEPVPCDTFITESTFGLPIYRWPTQAALFAEIDAWWHANAEAGRASVLFCYAFGKAQRILHGVDASIGPIVVHGAVEPLNAVYRAAGVALPETLRVTDPGVDAALLKRALVLAPPSAQGTPWMRRFGNYADAFASGWMQLRGTRRRRGVDRGFVMSDHADWPGLQQAIAGTGASRVFVTHGSVAVMVRWLTENGLEAQGFKTEYGDEDDQETPSPSGGGPGRGPAALDADAGSPHPGLPPEGEGAKA; encoded by the coding sequence ATGGCCGCGAAGGAAGAAGATCTCGTCGTCGCTCGCCCCGAAGGGCTGTATTGCCCGCCGGGCGATTTCTACATCGACCCCTGGCGGCCGGTGGCGCGGGCCGTCATCACGCACGCCCATTCGGACCACGCGCGCGTGGGCCATGCGCACTACCTGGCGCATACCGACAGCGCCGGCACGCTGCGCACCCGCCTGGGCAGCGACATTGCGCTACAGACGCTCGGCTACGGCGAAGCCATCGAGCACCACGGCGTGCGCGTCTCGCTGCACCCGGCCGGCCACGTGCTGGGCTCGGCGCAGGTTCGCCTCGAACACGGCGGGCGCGTGTGGGTGGCCTCGGGCGACTACAAGACCGAGCCCGACGGAACCTGCACGCCCTTCGAGCCCGTGCCCTGCGACACCTTCATCACCGAATCGACCTTCGGGCTGCCGATCTATCGCTGGCCCACGCAGGCCGCGCTGTTCGCCGAGATCGATGCATGGTGGCACGCCAACGCGGAGGCCGGCCGCGCATCGGTGCTGTTCTGCTATGCCTTCGGCAAGGCGCAGCGCATCCTGCATGGTGTGGATGCTTCCATCGGGCCGATCGTGGTGCATGGCGCGGTCGAGCCGCTCAACGCCGTGTATCGCGCCGCGGGCGTGGCCTTGCCCGAGACGCTGCGCGTAACCGACCCCGGTGTGGACGCCGCGCTCTTGAAGCGCGCGCTGGTGCTGGCGCCGCCATCGGCGCAGGGCACGCCGTGGATGCGCCGCTTCGGCAACTATGCCGATGCTTTTGCGAGCGGCTGGATGCAGCTGCGCGGCACGCGCCGCCGGCGCGGCGTGGACCGGGGCTTCGTCATGTCCGACCACGCCGACTGGCCCGGCCTGCAGCAGGCGATCGCGGGCACTGGCGCGAGCCGGGTGTTCGTCACCCATGGCAGCGTGGCGGTCATGGTGCGCTGGCTCACCGAGAACGGGCTGGAGGCACAGGGCTTCAAGACCGAATACGGCGATGAAGATGACCAGGAAACTCCCTCCCCTTCCGGGGGAGGGCCGGGGAGGGGGCCAGCGGCGCTCGATGCGGACGCTGGCAGCCCCCATCCCGGCCTTCCCCCAGAGGGGGAAGGAGCAAAGGCATGA
- a CDS encoding DUF3617 domain-containing protein, with protein MKIRQTAIAFLTLAGAAAMPAMAIDYPARKPGLWEIQTGDGTAAKGASQTIQQCIDAASDKALRDMGQGMGKDACSKQELRNEGGKLVVDSVCKIGSTTATSHAVMSGDFSSAYRMESKSTYSPPLMGRAEGSAVIEAKWIGPCKAGQKPGDMIMSNGMKMNVLEMAGGRKK; from the coding sequence ATGAAGATTCGCCAGACCGCCATTGCCTTTCTCACGCTGGCCGGCGCGGCCGCCATGCCCGCCATGGCCATCGACTACCCGGCGCGCAAGCCCGGCCTCTGGGAAATCCAGACCGGCGACGGCACCGCCGCCAAGGGCGCGAGCCAGACCATCCAGCAGTGCATCGATGCGGCCAGCGACAAGGCCCTGCGCGACATGGGCCAGGGCATGGGCAAGGATGCGTGTTCCAAGCAGGAGCTGCGCAACGAAGGCGGCAAGCTGGTTGTCGATTCGGTCTGCAAGATCGGCTCCACCACTGCCACCTCGCACGCGGTGATGAGCGGCGACTTCAGCTCGGCCTACCGCATGGAAAGCAAGTCGACCTACAGCCCGCCGCTGATGGGCCGCGCCGAAGGCTCGGCCGTGATCGAAGCCAAGTGGATCGGCCCCTGCAAGGCGGGCCAGAAGCCCGGCGACATGATCATGTCCAACGGCATGAAGATGAACGTGCTCGAAATGGCGGGCGGGCGCAAGAAGTAG
- a CDS encoding Gfo/Idh/MocA family protein: MVGGGRDAFIGAVHRKAMALDGQIELVAGALSSSPEKARASGRDLGLADDRNHGDWQSLLADELKRPPQERIDFVSIVTPNHVHFPVAQAFAEAGFHVVCDKPLVHTREQADALVATVARQGTVFGVTYNYTGYPMVRQAREMVRSGQLGELRKVVVEYNQGWLASQLEDTGNKQADWRTDPARSGAAGAIGDIGSHAENLVASVTGLEIESLCADLSALVPGRMLDDDGSLLLRFKGGARGVLIASQINTGLENDLRLRISGALGTLEWRQERPSELLHLPHDGPKRTLTRGSPWLCESAQRASRLPAGHPEGFIEAFANIYGGVAADIRARIAGQQADAIAADYPRVEDGARGVRFIERTVASAKSELKWTPW, translated from the coding sequence ATGGTCGGCGGCGGGCGCGACGCCTTCATCGGCGCCGTGCACCGCAAGGCCATGGCGCTGGATGGGCAGATCGAACTCGTGGCCGGCGCGCTGTCTTCGAGCCCCGAGAAGGCGCGCGCCTCGGGCCGCGACCTCGGGCTGGCCGACGACCGCAACCACGGCGACTGGCAGTCGCTGCTGGCCGACGAGCTCAAGCGCCCGCCGCAAGAGCGCATCGACTTCGTCTCGATCGTCACGCCCAACCACGTGCATTTTCCGGTGGCGCAGGCCTTTGCCGAGGCGGGCTTTCATGTGGTGTGCGACAAACCGCTGGTGCACACGCGCGAGCAGGCCGATGCGCTCGTGGCCACCGTGGCAAGGCAGGGCACGGTCTTCGGCGTGACCTACAACTACACCGGCTACCCGATGGTGCGGCAGGCGCGCGAAATGGTCCGCTCGGGCCAGCTCGGCGAACTGCGCAAGGTGGTCGTCGAATACAACCAGGGCTGGCTCGCGAGCCAGCTCGAAGACACCGGCAACAAGCAGGCCGACTGGCGCACCGACCCCGCACGCAGCGGCGCGGCCGGTGCCATCGGCGACATCGGCTCGCATGCCGAGAACCTCGTCGCGAGCGTGACGGGGCTGGAAATCGAAAGCCTCTGCGCCGACCTGAGCGCGCTGGTGCCCGGCCGCATGCTCGACGACGACGGCAGCCTGCTCTTGCGCTTCAAGGGCGGCGCGCGCGGCGTGCTGATTGCGTCGCAAATCAACACCGGGCTGGAGAACGACCTGCGCCTGCGCATCTCGGGCGCGCTGGGCACGCTCGAATGGCGCCAGGAGCGGCCGAGCGAACTGCTGCACCTGCCGCACGACGGACCCAAGCGCACTCTCACCCGCGGCTCGCCGTGGCTGTGCGAATCGGCGCAGCGCGCGAGCCGCCTGCCCGCAGGGCATCCCGAAGGCTTCATCGAAGCCTTTGCCAACATCTACGGCGGCGTGGCCGCGGACATCCGCGCCCGCATCGCGGGCCAGCAGGCCGATGCCATTGCGGCCGACTATCCGCGCGTGGAAGACGGCGCCCGCGGCGTCCGCTTTATCGAGCGCACGGTGGCTTCAGCAAAAAGCGAATTAAAGTGGACGCCCTGGTAG